CAGAAACCATCAACGATGCTTGTGAACAGCTTAATTGAAACCACCCTGAAAGACAACGCCGAGTTGTTTatggtttcttcttccattcaaACTAGCCAACCCGACCGAGTGTTGCAATTGGCAGGCAGAGCTTACTTCATCAATGTTAAAGTCGATTTGGATGAGGTTCGAGATATACTGTCTAATTTAAATCTCAAATTATAagaatcttttattattttttatatagatTCCCGAGTTTTATTTGAGTGACAACGTCTGTATGGTTGGTTATTGGATACGcgtagaaaaagaattgagatTAGGACGATCCCTTTTCTCTGCTACGGACATCCCAGTATTAGAATACAGCCATTCCCGTGCAACGATTTTTGGTCTCAACTGGTCAACCTACTTTATGCTTAAAGGAATTGAGCCAGAAGACATATGGACGTCTGATGGTGTTGCCCATTCACTTATGACTGCGCGCCTGTTTCCATTAGCTTTGGACGCTAATAGCTGGAGAGATCTGCTCTGGCTTCAAGATATTAAAGGATCTACAGATTCTCGCCTGGAGAGTTGGCGTCAAAGTAAAAGATATTCCATTGACGATTTTCGTCGCTTGAGTGATCCGGTTGCTGCGCTTCAAAATCTTCGATGGCTCAACTCTTCAGTTATCTTGCAGTCTATTTCGCATTGGCCAGGGGCATTAGCCCCATATTTTCACCGAGCCTGTGCTGGTAAGTTACAGCAACCAAGCTGCTGTGTTGATTACTAATGACGTTCATCTTGCAGTATCtacgaaaatatttgaaatttttttgtttctacaaGAAATTGTACACATTGTTTAAAATGTCGACTGGGGTTAGAATCCACTTTGTAAATTCGACAAGAGTAGTTAAAGGTAGAGGTAGGGGAGGTAGACAATGTAAAGTAGAAAGTAACGTTTTTGTAATAATCCGTAAATAGCCTCTTCTTTTAGAATAGTTATATACATTATCAATAACTATAATCTCTTGTGATATGCAATCTTAATTCTTTAGAAAATTGGAGTGACTCGTTACTCAGTGCTCTGGACGAGGCAGTAATAGAAGGCGACATGCGCAGTTGTTCGCGGATATTGGCCGCTATTGCTGAGCTACTGGCTTGCAAAGCTGGTTCTCAGAATGGTTTGCGTAGCGGTCCTGCTTCCAATAGTGCATGGAAACCAGCCTTTGAAATGCTAAAGGTTAggaattttgaaacaaatattcttttaacccacattttttaactttctttatttgaatAGCACTCGTTGCGTGATGGTGTTCTCGCTCTGGCTGATCAACGATTGAAATGGATGTGGACTCCGGATCTTTTGCTGCGTGCTGCCCGTCATTACGAACGCGCAGTCCACATTCTCATCCATGAAACTGTTAAAAGTGTTCAAAACCATATGATAAAGAACTGCGTAGTTTCAAACATTAGCCGCCCTCCCattggtattaattttgacTAATCAAAACGGCAATATCCGTGTTAATATTGAAAATGTGATACTTGATAGGTGAGTGGATTGAAGCGGAATGTCCTGCTAGACTCGATCTCTCTGGTGGATGGtatgtaaacattttatataGGATCGTAACTCATAGCCTACATAATAAATACCAGAAAACCTATTATGTAATCGAATTCAAAATCCGTTAAGGTCGGATACTCCCCCTATTTGCTACGAAATGGGCGGAAGCGTCGTCAATATTGGAATCCTGGTTGATGGAGAAGTAATTTGATCTCATAAACAACTAtacttttctttatattttactAACCTGCAATCCTTTTGCAACAGAAACCAATTGGAGCTCGAGGTAGAAGACTTGAAAAGCTTCAccttgttttgatttgtgaGGGTCAGACAGAACCGCTTGTGATTTCATCGATCGACGATGTGATGGACTATAGTGATCCAACCATTCATGGGGCACTTTTAAAAGCAGCTTTGGTATGCGCTGGTGTGGTGCAAGGAAATTGTCGGCAAGATTTATCAGAGCAACTTGAAAAAGTATGGGTTATTCTTCTTTGGTTTTAGCTAATTATGTCGTAACGAGTTTTGCGCAttctcatttattttctaCTCATTTACGTCATTTTTCCAACTATAGACCTTGGGCAGCGGGCTGGAATTGCATGGCTGGTCAAAACTGCCACAAGGATCTGGATTGGGAACCAGCAGTATTTTAGCGTCAGCCTTACTAGCCGTTATTTATAGTGCCATGGGATATGAATTCAGTCGATCCCATCTTATTCATGGGGTATGCTTGAAAATAGACTTTATATTACATCATTTGTTAAAGATGCGTTGGGTTCTATTCCaagtaattcatttttttttttttttctggcattGCTACAGGTGTTACATATTGAGCAACTGTTAACAACGGGAGGTGGATGGCAGGATCAAGTATGTTAATGCAGTGGCGcaatcaactttttgtttctcggAGGAGGGGGATGCTGATTGCGTCACttggtatatttttttttaatgaaaaaatattttcgtctATGTGTGGCTTTATATAGGTAGGTGGAGTAATGGGCGGTTGCAATCGAGGCCATTCCTTTGCCGATTCCAATGTGCAGGTGCATATCGAAAATATTAAACTTTCAGAAAGGTATATCCATGTCACGTAATTCATTGCATGCTTTGGAAAACAACAGtcaattaacaattttatttattacaccTCACGCAAAATGAACAGGACTATCAGTTTGATTAATCAGAGGTTACTCCTGATACATACGGGAAAGGTGCGACTTGCCCGGAATTTACTGCAGAATGTTATCCGAATGTGGTATGCTCGTGATGTGGAGACAGTTGACTGCTTCAATCGACTTATTGAAAATGCTGATGAATGTAAAAATGCCATTTTACAAGGTATATTGTCTGAAATTCGTTAAAAATGGTGTAAAGACTCTTTAATGTATTTCGATTTGAGCAGGTGATATCGACCAGTTATGTCATGCCGTGGATGTGTATTGGCGCCAGAAGAAGGCAATTGCACCAGGATGCGAACCACAAATGGTAACAAATGTAATGGACGCATTGTCTCACTTAGTTCATGGACAGAGCCTAGCAGGCGCAGGAggtttgtcattttatttcattaattcctttttttaaataagttactgaaattaatttctgtCTGCGTGCGGTTAAAGGTGGGGGGTTCTATTACGGCTTCCTGAAACGCTCTGAAGACAGGGATGCAGTTGAAGAAATCATAAAATCTATCGAGGtaaaattaattacatttgaacTGTGACGACCACCAATCAAGAAATCAGAATTGTTAATTgagatatttcattttcaaacagGGATGCGAAACAATGATAATTCATAGAGCGACTATTGATCAGACTGGAATTAGTCTGAAGATTGGTGGAACACAGGTTAACATTCCGTAAAATCACATTTTGACCAGAGATGAGTGCAGAATATATGTTGGGCTAtacattataattttaaatttttaaagggaaaggaataaacaaattttatcgTTTGTCTGaatctatttttcattttacgcTGGAGTGGCTGTGCTTGAAATATAAGTGTATTCTCTCCATATATCATTCGTTACCGTTTATAAGTAGGCCGTTTATCTAGAcgcaatgatttttttaaaatacactTATTGAAATAAGTCGAACGATAAAGACGAAACATGAACATGCGCAAATATCAAATCGGTCAGTCGAATAAGTATTTCAATTTCTCAGATATACATGTACAGATTAATGTTATACAGTCAAAAAGTCTTACGATATTATCAACGGTGTATCAATATCACAACAAGCGGGAGAGGGTTACTTTCAAAACATGGGATGCGAGGTTTCTCGATCCTTGTGGACGTTGACAAGAACACAACATTAAATTGACAAGAAGACcctcaaattcaaaaaacaaaataaatttgaaaacaaaacaaaaaaaatattctgttatCTTTAAGAGCCTAGAACAGCCCGTTCTTGGATTGAAGAACGGCACAAGGGACAAGATTCCAATTGTCGAGCACAACCACTGCAATAccctctgtaaaaaaaaaaaacgatttttaaaaaaatattttaaatttgaaaatattgataaTCCTACTGATGACGGCAAGGTAAAAGTGTGATGACGGCAGGTGCATCGCAGCATAATGAGCATGAATCTTCATGGATGTTGGTGAGTCTCAACTGCTCTAATTTCTTCGATCTATCGGCAGATAATAAGGATGTCAGATTATTCTGGTAACCAGGTTTACTTAGCAAAAAATATTAAGTAGAAACAGAACCTTGGCAATATAATTTTTTGCTCTGCTGTTAACAATGCGTGGTCATTGAAAGCAGACACGGCAACTCCTCTGGGtgcaaaatgaaatggtttaCTTCCGAAATTGAATTCGCACTGTTGAAACGACATAAAACTTGCAGCGGCAAAAAAGCCGCTTCTATAGTTATAACAAAAAGTATACggtattattttaaatcgTTTAAAAATCAGGATTGCTATTATACTTGGCAGATTTGAAAAGTTGTGAGTTAGACCCAAGTGCAACCCCATTCAACGAGAATATGACTTCCTCTCGATCAATATTCAATAAACATCCTAAAATATCTCCAGGTTTCCATTGTTGAAGTGTATGTGGTATGGATTCCGCTTCATACCAAATCAAGTTGCGACATCCATCATAGGCAATGGAAAACTCGTCATCACCGATACCATATCCTTCctaaatagataaaaaagaaaagaaataatagttTTCCATTTGACCTAattattataaatgataaGTACGTAGTTAAGAAATTTGCTGGATTTCGTAGCCCAACCAATCTGCATGATTCCAGGTGTGACTATCAACGCTTCGTAATACCAAATGCCAGCATCCGCTTGATATGTACAGCGGACACTTTCAAAGGAAGAAGCGTCGCAGCGAGCTTCAAGACCATTGGCTGCAATTTTGAGATATTCGCTAACATCTTGGCTGTTAAGCATAACATTGATAGCACTTGTATCTGTGCGTTCGTAGGTGAACGATCGCCCCTCACTAACGACTGTTACAGAAATGAATAGCATTCAAAATTAAGGTTCATTCAAACGTGTGATaaagagttttaaaaaaatgcatacATAGATTATCAAGACACCATTCAGAACAGAATCCAACTTGACGTTTCATGTAATCGTCGgtcgatttccatttttccaacaCCAAAAGTGGATGCTGGGTTTCTTGGTGGAATCTTTTATTGAGagcaattttgttttcacctaaatagaagaaaaatgagaaacaaatcCTACAAACTagttataattattattttttacttgtttgaGCAAATTTCTCAAGAGCAATTAATGAAAACAGTACTACTGGTGGGTGGTTTGATGGATCCTAAAAGATATacattgttgaaaataaagtGAGACCAAAGATTGATTGTCAGACATACCAGGTTGGCTATAAGGTAATCCAATGTGCTGTCAGTTAGCAAAGCAACACTTGTAGGCCCAGCCAATTTTTCAGCAATGCAGCCCAATGCAATACAAATATTCCTGTGACGATTAGGATCTGATCTTCCCCTTTTACTAGCTTTAGCTGACAGCCAAAACATCCGGGGGACTTTAGTAATGgaatcctgaaaaaaaaatggtgaaaatTTAACCTAGCAACAATGTCTAACATATGATTAAAATCTTACCTTTGCTGGTAAGGCACAGTCATCTAGCACCAGAGTGATGACAGCAGGTCCAAGGGGTTCATTAATGGGTATTACATTAACCATGGAATGTAGAACAAGCAACCAACCATGCCCTTTGTTAGAAAGAGCTTGTAATCTTAACATTGAAGGAGGTGTTTCTTGATCACTAAACAAAGAAGGAATAATTAAAGTGGATACATAGGAACATATAATAAAAACATACTTTTCAACTAAATTTCCTATGACAGCTAATGTCTGCAAAACAAGACTGTCAATATGGGGTAGCATTCGCCTCAAGTGTGAGGCCTCAGATGCTGGTATAACATGAGATGGGAAACTTCTGTCTCTATCAACTGAAATATTAGATTGCAGTGGACTTGGGAGGCTGGCAGTTTCTGGTTGAGGCACTGAGAGAGAGGGTAGTTCCCCATCCTTTTCGTCACAACATAAGCATTGTCCCATTTTTAACTGCTTCAgtggaaattaaatttgaacaTGTTATTTGAGAGAGATCGTCACTATTCAAACGTGCAATTTGATCTCCATCTTAGTTAAGTTTATAAGTGGGTGTATATGGATTGACCAGGAATGGATTTGACGTTGTTCAACAATTAATTTCAGTAGCACTATTTAACCATGTTATAAATATGGATGGTAATCTAGTATTGAGAAATTCGATGAAAAAGGTATCGTCTGCTGCTTATAACGCGAACATAGATATCCGCTAGGGGCGCTTATAGGAGAGCCATCCTTTCACCGGACATCTAATAGTATCTAATGCCTAATGAGGAGTAACACAATttggagttttctttttcttccgtcagATGTCGAAGTCC
The sequence above is a segment of the Daphnia pulex isolate KAP4 chromosome 11, ASM2113471v1 genome. Coding sequences within it:
- the LOC124207578 gene encoding RING finger and SPRY domain-containing protein 1-like, with the protein product MGQCLCCDEKDGELPSLSVPQPETASLPSPLQSNISVDRDRSFPSHVIPASEASHLRRMLPHIDSLVLQTLAVIGNLVENDQETPPSMLRLQALSNKGHGWLLVLHSMVNVIPINEPLGPAVITLVLDDCALPAKDSITKVPRMFWLSAKASKRGRSDPNRHRNICIALGCIAEKLAGPTSVALLTDSTLDYLIANLDPSNHPPVVLFSLIALEKFAQTSENKIALNKRFHQETQHPLLVLEKWKSTDDYMKRQVGFCSEWCLDNLFVSEGRSFTYERTDTSAINVMLNSQDVSEYLKIAANGLEARCDASSFESVRCTYQADAGIWYYEALIVTPGIMQIGWATKSSKFLNYEGYGIGDDEFSIAYDGCRNLIWYEAESIPHTLQQWKPGDILGCLLNIDREEVIFSLNGVALGSNSQLFKSAKSGFFAAASFMSFQQCEFNFGSKPFHFAPRGVAVSAFNDHALLTAEQKIILPRSKKLEQLRLTNIHEDSCSLCCDAPAVITLLPCRHQGYCSGCARQLESCPLCRSSIQERAVLGS
- the LOC124207577 gene encoding L-fucose kinase-like, with amino-acid sequence MNEPFEWPLPTPDALAFILGSQSGSATHCDVGKFLHPGEAVNSLTRFSLDQLSEEFVENFNSGIIYLKSTVAASLICLSRKFPLNRCTYIGEDNGAKTMQLSLFYDLLGPLWIKDRQIFLSGDSTQSQDKISCIDNDGDKVKARMMLWEELREFEFRAIPINGIKHVNWTALPLEKIFHHSDSSLFPSANLPSILHSLSKQQKPSTMLVNSLIETTLKDNAELFMVSSSIQTSQPDRVLQLAGRAYFINVKVDLDEIPEFYLSDNVCMVGYWIRVEKELRLGRSLFSATDIPVLEYSHSRATIFGLNWSTYFMLKGIEPEDIWTSDGVAHSLMTARLFPLALDANSWRDLLWLQDIKGSTDSRLESWRQSKRYSIDDFRRLSDPVAALQNLRWLNSSVILQSISHWPGALAPYFHRACAENWSDSLLSALDEAVIEGDMRSCSRILAAIAELLACKAGSQNGLRSGPASNSAWKPAFEMLKHSLRDGVLALADQRLKWMWTPDLLLRAARHYERAVHILIHETVKSVQNHMIKNCVVSNISRPPIGEWIEAECPARLDLSGGWSDTPPICYEMGGSVVNIGILVDGEKPIGARGRRLEKLHLVLICEGQTEPLVISSIDDVMDYSDPTIHGALLKAALVCAGVVQGNCRQDLSEQLEKTLGSGLELHGWSKLPQGSGLGTSSILASALLAVIYSAMGYEFSRSHLIHGVLHIEQLLTTGGGWQDQVGGVMGGCNRGHSFADSNVQVHIENIKLSERTISLINQRLLLIHTGKVRLARNLLQNVIRMWYARDVETVDCFNRLIENADECKNAILQGDIDQLCHAVDVYWRQKKAIAPGCEPQMVTNVMDALSHLVHGQSLAGAGGGGFYYGFLKRSEDRDAVEEIIKSIEGCETMIIHRATIDQTGISLKIGGTQVNIP